A region from the Corylus avellana chromosome ca7, CavTom2PMs-1.0 genome encodes:
- the LOC132188441 gene encoding RPM1-interacting protein 4, translating to MAQRSHVPQFGNWESGDNVPYTVYFDKARKGRGGGKMINPNDPEENPDLFSDNSSSAQGPTSGAIAEPEEPRRQKPGRSSHEQQRSREDGDLKQFTDNLGGRDNSEAVNQRHGGRGVSSGETHRRPARFSTGSEQSVERSPLHRQAKVPTRDGGVNSHSFEGKASYESAHGTPGRSRMRPETRSDEMPEKGTAVPKFGAWDENNPASAEGFTHIFEKVREERQTGVERIPGPNEISYNNDRRRQNPDDSAKSCCFPWGRK from the exons ATGGCT CAACGTTCACACGTACCACAGTTCGGCAATTGGGAAAGCGGAGATAATGTTCCTTACACAGTCTATTTTGATAAGGCTCGTAAAGGTCGAGGTGGGGGCAAGATGATAAATCCAAATGACCCTGAGGAGAATCCTGATCTATTTTCTGATAATTCATCTTCAGCTCAAGGTCCTACTTCCGGAGCTATAGCTGAACCAGAGGAACCAAGAAGACAAAAACCAGGAAGATCATCACATGAACAGCAAAGGAGCAGGGAAGATGGTGACCTCAAGCAGTTTACTGACAATTTGGGTGGCAGAGATAACAGTGAAGCGGTAAATCAACGTCATGGAGGCCGTGGGGTAAGTTCTGGTGAAACCCATAGAAGACCTGCAAGGTTTAGTACTGGATCCGAGCAAAGTGTTGAGCGTTCGCCCCTCCATCGTCAGGCCAAGGTCCCCACAAGAGATGGTGGGGTCAATTCACACTCTTTTGAAGGAAAGGCTTCATATGAAAGTGCCCATGGTACTCCTGGAAGATCCCGAATGAGACCAGAGACTCGAAGCGACGAAATG CCCGAGAAAGGTACTGCTGTTCCAAAATTTGGCGCGTGGGACGAGAACAACCCTGCATCAGCTGAGGGTTTTACTCACATTTTTGAGAAAGTGCGGGAGGAGCGGCAGACTGGGGTGGAAAGGATACCAGGGCCAAATGAGATATCTTACAATAACGATAGGAGGAGGCAAAATCCTGATGACAGTGCTAAG AGCTGCTGCTTTCCATGGGGCAGAAAATGA
- the LOC132188773 gene encoding uncharacterized protein LOC132188773, translating to MASTKVQRIMTQPINLIFRFLQSKARIQIWLFEQRDLRIEGRIIGFDEYMNLVLDDAEEVHIKKKSRKTLGRILLKGDNITLMMSTGK from the exons ATGGCAAGCACCAAAGTTCAAAGGATAATGACCCAACCCATC AACCTGATTTTCAGGTTCCTTCAGAGT AAAGCTCGCATTCAGATATGGCTTTTTGAGCAGCGAGACCTGCGGATTGAGGGCCGAATCATT GGCTTTGATGAGTACATGAATTTGGTTCTGGATGATGCTGAAGAAGTCCACATCAAGAAGAAGAGCAGAAAAACTTTAG GGCGGATTCTTCTTAAGGGAGACAACATAACTCTGATGATGAGCAC GGGAAAATGA